In Komagataeibacter sucrofermentans DSM 15973, the genomic window AGTGCTCTACCAGGCTGAGCTACACTCCGTTGCAGGCGGCTATACTAGCCTGCTCCGTTTTGTGCAAGGGGATAGATAAAAAGTTTTACAGTGTCGTCACCACATCCGGCACGCCCGAAGGGGCCGGAAGTGCTGCAAGGGCGGCCATGAGGGTGGCCACATCCGGCACCACCGCGAACAGGTCGCGCGCGCTTGGTGAGGCAAACCCATCCTCGATACAGGTATCGATCATGGCCAGCAGCGGATCAGCCCAGCCTGCGATGTTGACGATATAGATCGGCTTGTCATGCTGGCGCAGTTGCCGCCAGGTCATGATCTCGATCGTCTCGTCAAACGTGCCCAGGCCGCCGGGCATGACCACAAAGGCATCCGAGCACGCAAACATGCGCGCCTTGCGGTCGTGCATGCTGTCGGTCACGGTCAGGTCGGTCACGCCTTCATGCATGATCTCGCGTGAATGCAGAAAGCGCGGGATCACACCCGTCACCGTGCCCCCTGCCGCAAGCGTGGCATCGGCCACCGTGCCCATCAGGCCAACATGCCCGCCCCCATAGACCAGCCGCACGCCCGCCTGCCCCAGCGCCGTGCCCAATGCGCGCGATTGCGCGGCATATTCCGGCCGCGAGCCGAAACGTGATCCACAAAAAACCGCTACAGATGAAATCCGCATCTATCCAGCTCAGCTCCCGCAAGATTGGTCATGTGCCGCGCCCTTCAGCGCGGCAGGAATTTCAACGCCATGGTGACACCCACGCCCGCCAGCGTAAACAGGGCCGAGACCACAAACAGCGCCCCGTAGCCCATTGTCTGGATCACAAGCCCCAGCAGCGGGCCGGACAGCCCCACGGCAATATCAAGAAACACGGAAAAAGCCCCCAGGGCCGCCCCCCGGTTCTCCGCCCCCACGCGGCCTACGGCCAGCACCCCCATGGCGGGAAACACCAGCGAGAATCCGGCCCCTGTCAGCGCGGCCCCAAGGGCCGCGCCCTCCACGCTAGAGCACTGCCACAGCACAAGCAGGCCCAGCGTTTCGACCAGCAGGGAGATGAGGGTGACCTGCAACCCGCCCCGACGGTCTATCTGCCGGGCGAACAGGAAGCGCATCATCACGAAGGTCAGGCCGAAACCGGCCAGCGCCACGGCAGCGCCATTCCAGTTGTTATGGGCATAGAACAGCGCCAGGCAGGCGGAAATGGTGCCAAACCCCACCGACCCGCAGGCCAGCACCGCGCCATGGGGCAGCACGCGCATGAACACCTGCCCAAATGGCATGGGCGGTGCCTTGGATGGCACGGGCGGCACCGGCGCATACTGACGGGCCAGCACGAAACCGAACAACGTCAGCCCCGCCGAGAGCGCGCCCACCATGGTCAGCCCGCCATAGGGCATGGGCAGCCCGGACAGGACCTGCCCGATCGGCGCGCCAAGGGCGATGCCGCCATAAGAGGTCACGCCATTCCACGAGATCACCTGCGCGGTGCGCCCTGCCCCCACGCGGCCGATATTCCACATGATGGCGCCCGTAGCTGTCCAGCTTTCGCCTATGCCCAGCATCACGCGGCTCAGGATCAGCAGCCCGATCGACAGGGCGGCAAAATGCAGCAGCACGCCCGAGGCCAGCAGCATCAGCCCCGAGAGCGTGCACATGGCCAGCCCCACGATGACCGAAGGCTTGGCGCCACGCCGGTCAGTCTGCCGCCCGGCGCCTGCGCGCGAGGCGAAGGTTGCGAGATACTGGACCGAGACCGCCATGCCCGCCAGCACGGTATTGTAGCCCAGCACCTGATGCACAAAAACCGGAATAACCGCCATCGGCAGGCCGATATCGATGTAACACAGCAGATTGAACAGCACGACGGGCAGTATCCGCCGTGTCGGTGACGCCGATGATGCCTGCGGCCCGGTCATGATATGCCTGCACTCCCCATAAAAAACGAACGCACCGCACCGGCGCGCATGACAACCCTGATTTCCCGCGCCGCAAAAGAGCTTGGGCACAACGCCGGATACGGCTTATGGAAAAAACTGAAAAAACCAACCCGCAACCATTCGTTCCCGCACCACAGCCCCGTGCAGGATGCATGGAAACGCATCAATCGCCACGAAGGAAACAGCTTTCATGACGCAACGCCCCACCCCCGATGCCGGCGGCTACACCACGCTTTCCACCCGCACGGCCTATGAAAACCCATGGACCCGCGTGCGCGAGGACATCATCCTGCGCCCAAACGGCCGCGAGGGGCTGTACGGCGTGGTGGAGCGTGGTGATTTTGTCGTGATCCTGCCCTTGTGGGAGGGGCCGGACGGCCCGCGCGTGACCTTGATCCGCCAGTACCGCTATCCCATACAAAAGCGGATGTGGGAACTCCCCATGGGCATGTGGGAACACCGCCCCGACGCCACGCCCGAGGATGTGGCGCGCGGTGAACTGCGCGAGGAAACCGGCCTGCTGGCTACAGAAATGCGCGATGCGGGGCTGATGTATCAGGGTGCGGGCTACACCACCCAGAAAGGCCGCGCCTATCTTGCCACCGGGCTGACGCAGGGTGCCCACGAGCGTGAGGTGACGGAGGAGGACATTACCTGCCACACCGTCCCCCTGTCCGAGATGGAGGCGATGATTCTTGACGGCCGGATCACCTGCATGGTCACGATCGCGGCCTTTGGCCTGATCCGGGCGCGGGGCTGGATCTGAACGCAGGAGAAGCGCGCCGTGGAAAAAGTTTCTGGTGAAGCTGTTTTTCAGAAAGCTTCAAAGAACGCCGCCTTTTTGAAAAAAGGCGGCACCCAAAAACTTTTTCCTTTTACCAGTCGTCTAAACTGAAACGTCCAGATCACGCCGCAGCGGCGTCAGGTAGCGCTCGAGATTGACGCGCAGCGGCATGAGGTAGGTATTGCCACCCGCGCTGGCCACGACATCCATCATCTGCCGGGCAAAGGTGATATTGGCCTCAAGGGTTGGCTCGAACCCATGGGGGAAGATGACATGGTTCGTCGTCTCCCAATACGAGCGCGATTTTGGCCCCACCACGGGCGAGATGCCCCAGAACACGTTTTCCCCGTGCAGCCAGTTCATGCACAGGTCAAGCATGGGCAGGTCGAATATGGGCTGGGTAAAGAAGCCGATGGCACCGGCTTCCTTCTTGCGCGCAATCGCCTCCATTTCCTGATACGGGGCACGGCGATACGGGTCGAACGCGGCATAGACATCAAGATGCGGCGCCTCGCGGCGGTAACGCGCAATCACGCTCTCGCTGCTGTTGGGATAGGTACGGTGCCGCAGGTCCGATGGCGGGTCACCCTTGACCACCAGCACTTCGCGCAGGCCCGGATCATCCGCGCCCGGCAGGGGGGCGTCGGGCGCGATGTCGATGGCGCGGATATGCGGCACCACGCGCGAAAACACCGGGCGCACGAGACGCGCCGCCTCCCAGCTGCGCAGCGGAAAGCGCAGCAGGTCGGGGATATTGATCATCCCGGCATCAGGGAACAGCCGGGCGACTTCATTGGCATCACGCAGCAGGGTTTCCGCATCACGCGGGATCAGTTCAACAGATGTCAGGGTCATGAGCGTGCCTGCCCCGTTACGATCAGGCGGGCGGCATCAAGGGTGTTGCGCAGCAGGCAGGCAATGGTCATTGGCCCCACGCCGCCAGGCACGGGCGTAATCAGGCCCGCGCGTTCAACAGCCTCGTCAAACTTTACATCACCCACCAGCCGCGTCTTGCCCGAAGGCAGTGTGATGCGCGAAATGCCCACATCGATGACCGTAGCGCCGGGCTTGATCCAGTCGCCGCGCACCAGTTCGCGCACGCCGGTCGCCACCACCACGATATCGGCCTGCCGGGCCAGGGCTGCCGTATCGCGCGTGTCGATATGCGCCACGGTGACGGTGCAGCCCTCCTGCAGCAGCAGTTCGGCCATGGGGCGGCCAACGAGGTTCGACGCGCCGATCACCAGCGCATCCTTGCCGCGCATGTCGCCCACGTAGTGGCGCAGCAGCAGCAGGCAGCCTAGCGGGGTGCATGGCACGAGGCCCGGCAGCCCCAGCGCCAGCCGCCCGGCATTGACCACGCCCAGCCCGTCCACGTCCTTCTCGGGCGCGATGGCGTTGGTCACGGCCACGGGGTCAAGACCCTTGGGCAACGGCAGTTGCACGAGGATGCCATGAATCTCGGGATCGACATTGAGCCGTGCGATCAGCGCGAGCAGTTCCTCCTGCGAGGTGGTGGCGGGCAGCATGTGCATGAACGAGCGCATGCCCGCGCGATGGGTCTGGAGCGCCTTGTTGCGCACATAGACCTCGCTTGCGGGGTCATTGCCCACCAGCACCACGGCAAGGCCGGGGGTGATGTGATGCTTTTCATAAAAGGCGCTGACATCGGCCGCGATATCCTGCGTGAGGCGGGTGGCGAAACCCTTGCCATCAATCAGGCGCGCGCGAGACGACCCTTGGGCATCGGATAGTGCTGGACCGGTCATCATCCCCTCCGGAAAACGAACATGCAATGCGTGCAGATACGGCAAGAAGCCCTGCCACGACAATCAGGGTGGGCCGTTTTTTTTAGGCAGCCGCGTAAAAGCCAATTTTTGTGCTGCGGTGGTGGGGAAAGTGAGATGAAGGGAGTATCTGGTAATAGCTTCCGCTTTCGCCCTCATGGAGGACACCCAAGCGGTTATGACAGTTGCTCGAAAGCCGACATGAAGTCTCCATTACTCCGCTGGCAACCCTTTGAGATATATCCGGTGACGTTTTCGCCAGTTTCGCCTATTTGGACGAGGTCAACTTGCCCTTGAACCCATCAAACAGACGTTCGAGCATGAGACGCTGCCGGCCATTGATCGATTGACCGGCCAAATTCTTCCAGAAACGGGCTTTCTCGATGACTTTTCCAGAACCAGTTCGCACGATCAAAGGCGCGATCCAGAGCCCCTCAGAAGCCACTACATCCTCTAGCAGCCTGTCGGGTTGGGGTACCCTGTGAAGGGGGGCGATTGTAAGGTGGTGTGATGAGCAGCTTCATCCCGTTTGACCGGTCTCAGCCGTATCTTCTGCCGCCTGATCTGAAGTCGTGGCTTCCTGCTGATGATATGGCGCATTTCATTGTAGCCGCCGTTGAGCGGGTTCCGATGAGTGCGTTCTGCGTGCCAGTGCGCACGGGAGGCAAGGCGCAGTATCATCCGCGCCTGATGCTGGCCCTTCTGATCTTCAGCTATGCGAACGGGTTGTTTTCCTCACGCCGGATCGAGCGGGCGACATATCGCGACATCGGGGTGCGATTCGTGGCGGCGAACCTGCATCCGGATCATGATACGATTGCGACCTTCCGCCGGACGAACCGGACAGCCATTGAAGCTGCATTTGCGCAGGTCCTGCTTCTGGCGCGCGAGACGGGTCTGCTGCGTCTGGGCGTGGTGTCGATCGACGGCACGAAAATCGATGCTGACGCATCGAAATACCGTTCGGTGCGCTACGACCGGATCAGGGCGCTGCGCGAACAGCTGGCTGTGGATATCGCGAAACTGATGGACCAGGCGGAGCATGCGGACGTCACAGACAGAGATCCGCAGGCATTGCCGGAAGAGCTTGCCCGGCGGGAAACGCTGAAAGCGAAGCTGGACGAAGCCTGCGCCCGGCTGGAAGCTGATGCGAAGGCGCAGGCTGAAACGGCGCGACCGGCCTACGAGAAGAAGAAAGCCGCTTATGATGCGAAAACAGGGCGTCGCGGCCGGGCGCCCAAACCGCCCGATGATGAACCACCACCCGACCGACAGATCAGTCTGACCGATCCCGACAGCCGCCTCATGCGGCGTTCGGACGCCCACGAGTTCCGGCAGGCTTACAATGCCCAGGCCGTGGTGTGCGCCGAAGGCAGCCAGTTGATCGTGACAACCGACGTTGTCGCCACATCAGCGGAT contains:
- a CDS encoding TIGR00730 family Rossman fold protein, with amino-acid sequence MRISSVAVFCGSRFGSRPEYAAQSRALGTALGQAGVRLVYGGGHVGLMGTVADATLAAGGTVTGVIPRFLHSREIMHEGVTDLTVTDSMHDRKARMFACSDAFVVMPGGLGTFDETIEIMTWRQLRQHDKPIYIVNIAGWADPLLAMIDTCIEDGFASPSARDLFAVVPDVATLMAALAALPAPSGVPDVVTTL
- a CDS encoding MFS transporter produces the protein MTGPQASSASPTRRILPVVLFNLLCYIDIGLPMAVIPVFVHQVLGYNTVLAGMAVSVQYLATFASRAGAGRQTDRRGAKPSVIVGLAMCTLSGLMLLASGVLLHFAALSIGLLILSRVMLGIGESWTATGAIMWNIGRVGAGRTAQVISWNGVTSYGGIALGAPIGQVLSGLPMPYGGLTMVGALSAGLTLFGFVLARQYAPVPPVPSKAPPMPFGQVFMRVLPHGAVLACGSVGFGTISACLALFYAHNNWNGAAVALAGFGLTFVMMRFLFARQIDRRGGLQVTLISLLVETLGLLVLWQCSSVEGAALGAALTGAGFSLVFPAMGVLAVGRVGAENRGAALGAFSVFLDIAVGLSGPLLGLVIQTMGYGALFVVSALFTLAGVGVTMALKFLPR
- a CDS encoding NUDIX hydrolase; the encoded protein is MTQRPTPDAGGYTTLSTRTAYENPWTRVREDIILRPNGREGLYGVVERGDFVVILPLWEGPDGPRVTLIRQYRYPIQKRMWELPMGMWEHRPDATPEDVARGELREETGLLATEMRDAGLMYQGAGYTTQKGRAYLATGLTQGAHEREVTEEDITCHTVPLSEMEAMILDGRITCMVTIAAFGLIRARGWI
- a CDS encoding methylenetetrahydrofolate reductase, giving the protein MTLTSVELIPRDAETLLRDANEVARLFPDAGMINIPDLLRFPLRSWEAARLVRPVFSRVVPHIRAIDIAPDAPLPGADDPGLREVLVVKGDPPSDLRHRTYPNSSESVIARYRREAPHLDVYAAFDPYRRAPYQEMEAIARKKEAGAIGFFTQPIFDLPMLDLCMNWLHGENVFWGISPVVGPKSRSYWETTNHVIFPHGFEPTLEANITFARQMMDVVASAGGNTYLMPLRVNLERYLTPLRRDLDVSV
- the folD gene encoding bifunctional methylenetetrahydrofolate dehydrogenase/methenyltetrahydrofolate cyclohydrolase FolD; translated protein: MTGPALSDAQGSSRARLIDGKGFATRLTQDIAADVSAFYEKHHITPGLAVVLVGNDPASEVYVRNKALQTHRAGMRSFMHMLPATTSQEELLALIARLNVDPEIHGILVQLPLPKGLDPVAVTNAIAPEKDVDGLGVVNAGRLALGLPGLVPCTPLGCLLLLRHYVGDMRGKDALVIGASNLVGRPMAELLLQEGCTVTVAHIDTRDTAALARQADIVVVATGVRELVRGDWIKPGATVIDVGISRITLPSGKTRLVGDVKFDEAVERAGLITPVPGGVGPMTIACLLRNTLDAARLIVTGQARS
- a CDS encoding IS1182 family transposase; translated protein: MSSFIPFDRSQPYLLPPDLKSWLPADDMAHFIVAAVERVPMSAFCVPVRTGGKAQYHPRLMLALLIFSYANGLFSSRRIERATYRDIGVRFVAANLHPDHDTIATFRRTNRTAIEAAFAQVLLLARETGLLRLGVVSIDGTKIDADASKYRSVRYDRIRALREQLAVDIAKLMDQAEHADVTDRDPQALPEELARRETLKAKLDEACARLEADAKAQAETARPAYEKKKAAYDAKTGRRGRAPKPPDDEPPPDRQISLTDPDSRLMRRSDAHEFRQAYNAQAVVCAEGSQLIVTTDVVATSADAPSFADTVLSMEDTIGLPKTVLADTGYASGQAVRKLREKGIDPLVAIGRPCARRPYDFRPRPAEREPRRITEPWRLAMKDRLETTEAGDLYRRRKQTVEPVFGIIKSIMGFRKFSLRGLAKVTTEWTLVALAYNCKRMARLQAA